In a genomic window of Candidatus Latescibacterota bacterium:
- a CDS encoding glycosyltransferase, producing the protein MNKDGDSSLKIAMIGSKGLPALFGGIERHVEEIGKRLASRGHEITVFGRKPFSIDGEHLGMRVRVLPSIPTKNLDAGTHSLIATMKTLSEPFDIVHYHGIGPSLFAGIP; encoded by the coding sequence ATGAATAAAGATGGTGATTCCAGTTTGAAGATAGCGATGATCGGGTCGAAAGGCCTGCCCGCGTTATTCGGAGGAATAGAAAGGCATGTGGAAGAGATAGGGAAGCGCCTTGCGAGCAGAGGCCATGAGATAACCGTCTTCGGCCGTAAGCCGTTCAGTATTGACGGAGAGCATCTCGGGATGAGAGTCAGGGTGCTGCCTTCGATTCCCACAAAGAACCTGGACGCTGGCACGCACTCTCTGATAGCAACCATGAAAACATTGTCAGAACCCTTTGATATTGTTCACTATCATGGGATCGGGCCTTCCCTTTTTGCTGGCATACC
- a CDS encoding radical SAM protein produces MALPFDAVLAVTYRCDSRCNMCNIWKLPPGMEFNLEDVKKLPSSVNDLNITGGEPFLRDDIVEMVRSLYEHCGHPRIVISTNGFQNRRIAHATPSLKKISRKIGIAVSLDGIGEMHDKIRGIEGGFKKIVETLTQLKKLGYRNVRVAFTAQKENVRHLGAVYDLSRQFGFQFTTSVAQNSDFYFSTKDNQQVEPSELEDELKYVMKKELGSFSPKRWLRAYFYTGVLYYNSAGRRSLKCRAGRDSVFIDPGGKVFPCLTLEQEMGDVTKNTLEEIWKSPQAEKVRKVVDKCTLPCWMICTARASMKRNPVKPALWILKNWVLLLLRRDISVT; encoded by the coding sequence ATGGCGCTGCCGTTCGATGCGGTTCTGGCCGTGACATACAGGTGTGATTCCAGGTGCAATATGTGTAATATCTGGAAACTGCCGCCGGGTATGGAGTTCAACTTGGAAGATGTGAAGAAACTTCCATCATCTGTGAACGATCTGAACATAACCGGGGGCGAGCCATTTCTGCGAGATGATATTGTGGAGATGGTCCGCAGTTTATATGAACATTGCGGACATCCAAGGATCGTGATATCGACAAATGGTTTTCAGAACAGAAGAATCGCCCATGCTACGCCTTCTCTCAAGAAGATAAGCAGGAAAATAGGAATAGCCGTATCACTGGATGGAATCGGAGAAATGCATGACAAGATCAGGGGGATCGAGGGTGGATTCAAAAAGATCGTCGAGACTCTGACGCAATTGAAAAAGCTCGGTTACAGGAATGTCCGCGTCGCTTTTACGGCGCAGAAGGAAAATGTCAGGCATCTGGGCGCTGTATACGACCTCTCGAGGCAGTTCGGATTCCAGTTTACGACGTCCGTTGCCCAGAATTCCGATTTCTATTTCTCGACGAAAGACAATCAGCAGGTCGAACCGAGTGAATTGGAAGATGAACTGAAGTATGTCATGAAGAAAGAACTCGGCAGCTTCAGTCCGAAGCGCTGGCTGAGGGCATATTTCTATACCGGAGTCCTGTATTACAACAGTGCCGGGCGAAGGTCGCTGAAGTGTAGAGCAGGTCGTGATTCCGTGTTCATCGATCCGGGTGGTAAAGTATTTCCATGTCTTACTCTGGAACAGGAGATGGGTGATGTGACAAAAAACACTCTTGAAGAGATATGGAAGAGTCCGCAGGCTGAAAAGGTCCGTAAAGTCGTCGATAAATGTACACTGCCGTGCTGGATGATCTGCACTGCCAGAGCCTCCATGAAAAGAAATCCCGTAAAGCCCGCTTTATGGATACTTAAGAACTGGGTTTTGCTGCTACTGAGAAGAGATATTTCTGTCACATGA
- a CDS encoding glycosyltransferase has protein sequence MKALATGMSRYGHDVEVICLRSPGHVGEQLIDAGVTLRSGVARGKFDLSSLYRLKRIFSVGNDPVLIALDHHDAILLGAISSRMAGIRGKILSVHSTGLWGKQGTFSLTDRLVLHMFDRFVALALPHAGFMEKDGRIPPEKITLIPNGIDTDRFCPPASLDHKNELRRKYSIPENDFVVTIAAALRPEKNHDMFIEVADKLLRSNGDFTFLIAGGGVEAGKLHEIVENTGNPDKIRFMGVRDDVDRIFALSDAAVLCSYPVVETFPLTVLEAMSSGLAVVSTDVGSIAEMFRDGEEGMLVPSEDSVLMAKKLATLKSDPTLRAVMGEKARNRVTGDYSEENMIRGYSELVEGLDR, from the coding sequence ATGAAGGCTCTGGCAACAGGCATGTCGCGATATGGACATGATGTAGAGGTAATCTGTCTGAGGTCGCCAGGGCATGTCGGGGAACAGCTTATTGATGCTGGAGTGACTCTCAGATCCGGAGTTGCCCGGGGAAAATTCGATCTATCTTCTTTATACAGGTTGAAACGGATATTTTCTGTCGGCAATGATCCTGTCCTTATCGCCTTGGATCATCATGATGCGATACTGCTGGGGGCAATATCGTCACGGATGGCTGGTATAAGAGGAAAGATACTGAGTGTGCATTCGACCGGGCTGTGGGGGAAGCAGGGGACCTTCAGTCTTACGGACAGACTGGTCCTTCACATGTTCGACAGATTTGTCGCGCTGGCTCTTCCTCACGCTGGATTCATGGAAAAGGATGGAAGGATCCCTCCAGAGAAAATAACACTTATCCCCAATGGTATCGATACAGACAGGTTCTGCCCACCAGCTTCCCTGGATCATAAAAATGAACTGAGGAGAAAGTATTCGATACCTGAAAACGATTTCGTCGTTACGATAGCCGCTGCTTTAAGGCCGGAGAAAAATCACGATATGTTTATCGAAGTCGCTGATAAGCTTCTTCGATCAAACGGAGACTTCACGTTTTTAATTGCCGGAGGTGGTGTTGAGGCAGGGAAATTGCATGAAATCGTCGAAAATACGGGAAACCCGGACAAGATCAGGTTTATGGGTGTGCGGGATGATGTTGACAGGATATTCGCTCTTTCCGATGCTGCTGTACTCTGCTCATATCCGGTCGTCGAGACCTTCCCTCTCACGGTTCTAGAGGCAATGTCCTCGGGCCTTGCGGTGGTCTCCACCGATGTAGGTTCAATAGCGGAGATGTTTCGGGATGGAGAAGAAGGAATGCTTGTTCCGAGTGAGGATTCGGTACTCATGGCAAAAAAACTGGCCACACTGAAATCTGATCCGACCCTCCGGGCTGTTATGGGGGAAAAGGCCAGAAACAGAGTCACAGGAGATTATTCAGAGGAGAATATGATCAGGGGATATTCCGAGCTTGTGGAAGGTCTCGATCGATAG
- a CDS encoding Gfo/Idh/MocA family oxidoreductase, which translates to MLTVGVIGCGYWGPNLIRNFINLKDARVKTASDLSEDRLNHMKMLYPSLEITTDYKTIITDPEIEAVVIATPVSTHAGIASEALEAGKHVFCEKPLTRTVEEGVKLVELAEKADRTLMVGHTFVYTAAVNKIKDLIKAGELGDIYYMSTSRVNLGLFQEDINVVWDLAPHDVSIMNYILESRPVAVSAIGHSYIQPDIQDVSFMTLKYPGSILANLQVSWLNPNKIRATTVVGSKKMLVYDDIASLEKIRIYDKGVDVIPHYDTFGEFQLSYRYGDISIPKLEDAEPLKIESQHFIDCINGTESRSSGKHGLEVLLVLDAADRSMAAGGTEIKIEYPEALK; encoded by the coding sequence TTGCTGACCGTAGGAGTAATCGGATGCGGATACTGGGGTCCAAACCTCATCAGGAACTTCATAAACCTGAAGGACGCCAGAGTAAAGACGGCAAGCGATCTTTCTGAAGATCGTCTGAACCACATGAAAATGTTGTACCCGTCCCTTGAGATCACCACAGATTACAAGACCATCATCACCGACCCCGAGATAGAGGCCGTAGTCATTGCGACGCCTGTATCTACTCACGCCGGTATCGCTTCGGAAGCTCTCGAAGCGGGAAAACACGTATTCTGTGAAAAACCTCTTACTCGCACTGTCGAAGAAGGAGTCAAGCTGGTCGAACTGGCAGAGAAGGCAGACCGTACTCTGATGGTTGGCCACACATTCGTATATACGGCAGCTGTAAACAAGATCAAGGATCTTATCAAGGCTGGCGAGCTGGGTGACATCTATTACATGTCAACATCTCGAGTCAACCTCGGTTTGTTCCAGGAAGACATCAATGTTGTCTGGGATCTTGCCCCTCACGATGTATCCATCATGAATTACATCCTCGAGTCCAGGCCTGTGGCAGTCTCTGCGATCGGACACTCCTACATCCAGCCTGACATTCAGGATGTATCGTTTATGACACTCAAGTATCCCGGTTCTATTCTGGCAAACCTGCAGGTTTCATGGCTGAATCCAAACAAGATCCGTGCGACAACTGTGGTCGGCAGCAAAAAGATGCTGGTTTATGATGATATTGCCAGTCTTGAGAAGATCCGGATCTATGACAAGGGTGTAGACGTCATACCTCATTATGATACGTTTGGAGAATTCCAGCTCTCTTACCGGTATGGGGATATCTCGATACCGAAGCTGGAAGACGCGGAACCACTGAAGATAGAAAGCCAGCATTTCATCGACTGTATTAACGGGACAGAGTCTCGGAGCAGTGGAAAACATGGACTGGAAGTCCTGCTGGTGCTTGACGCGGCAGACAGATCGATGGCTGCTGGAGGCACGGAGATTAAAATAGAATACCCGGAAGCCTTAAAGTAA
- a CDS encoding sugar transferase, producing MRKLSLALDSDIKIEQQAERLDGSAAFAIRERGVSQRFVKRFIDVGVSLGVLVIGFPFLLAIAVLIKITSRGPVFFRQQRIGENGRHFAFFKFRTMRPDNDDSIHREFAQNFIKGQMSQTSLDSQKNNLYKISQDPRITGLGGFLRRTSLDELPQFINILKGEMTIVGPRPPLEYEYEQYDDWHKLRLKVRPGLTGLWQVSGRSTVPFHEMVKLDLYYIENWSLAMDLKIMFRTIPVMLACTGGL from the coding sequence ATGAGAAAGTTATCACTGGCCCTGGACAGTGACATCAAGATTGAGCAGCAAGCGGAACGACTTGACGGGAGCGCTGCGTTCGCCATTCGTGAACGGGGTGTTTCGCAGAGATTTGTCAAACGTTTCATAGATGTGGGCGTATCACTGGGTGTTCTCGTGATAGGGTTCCCATTTCTTCTTGCCATTGCTGTGCTTATCAAGATAACGTCCAGAGGCCCCGTCTTTTTCAGGCAACAGAGAATAGGGGAAAATGGGCGTCATTTTGCCTTTTTCAAGTTCCGTACCATGCGTCCAGACAATGACGATTCGATTCACAGGGAGTTCGCCCAGAATTTCATAAAAGGCCAGATGTCACAAACATCACTTGACAGTCAGAAAAATAATCTATATAAAATATCCCAGGATCCACGGATTACAGGCCTTGGAGGCTTTTTAAGACGGACCAGCCTTGATGAACTGCCACAGTTCATAAATATACTCAAGGGTGAGATGACTATTGTGGGGCCCCGGCCCCCGCTTGAGTATGAGTATGAGCAGTATGACGACTGGCACAAGCTGAGGCTGAAAGTCAGGCCTGGATTGACAGGCCTCTGGCAGGTCAGTGGAAGGAGTACCGTCCCCTTCCACGAGATGGTCAAACTGGATCTCTATTATATAGAGAATTGGTCCCTGGCCATGGATCTGAAGATAATGTTCAGGACGATACCTGTGATGCTCGCCTGTACAGGCGGACTTTAA
- a CDS encoding DegT/DnrJ/EryC1/StrS family aminotransferase, with translation MSKIPFFNLSEQTKTIRDEVDAAIEKVIDKTAFVLGPGLEEFEGDFADYCGTKYCAGTSSGTSALVLALLGFKIGPGDEVITVANTFIATVEAIGMIGVKPVLVDVLGDTALMDPSKLEAAITDKTKAIIPVHLFGQPCDMDPIMEIAEKHGLKVIEDSCQAHGAKYKGRTAGSLGHAAAFSFYPSKNLGSFGEGGAVTTDDEELVKRMKGLRHHGQIVKNEHTELGYNYRLQAIQAAVLKVKLAYLDGWNSKRRAIAEKYHEGLKDTGYWMATENKDCEPVYHLFALGCKDQQVVGKALADADIGWGRHYPVPIHLQPAFLHLGYSKGDFPVSEKLMSTSITLPMFPELELDKVDRVCEVLRTIEQT, from the coding sequence ATGAGTAAGATACCGTTTTTCAACCTTAGTGAACAAACGAAGACTATAAGGGATGAAGTCGATGCTGCTATCGAGAAAGTGATCGATAAGACAGCTTTTGTACTTGGTCCAGGGCTCGAAGAGTTCGAAGGGGATTTTGCGGATTATTGCGGCACGAAATACTGTGCAGGCACGAGCAGCGGTACGTCGGCGCTCGTATTGGCTCTGCTTGGATTCAAGATCGGACCTGGCGATGAAGTGATCACGGTCGCGAACACTTTTATCGCTACTGTCGAAGCGATCGGAATGATCGGCGTAAAGCCTGTCCTGGTCGATGTCCTTGGAGACACAGCGCTTATGGACCCTTCGAAACTCGAAGCCGCTATTACAGATAAGACAAAGGCGATAATTCCTGTACATCTCTTCGGTCAGCCATGTGATATGGATCCGATCATGGAGATTGCGGAAAAACATGGGCTTAAGGTGATCGAGGATTCCTGTCAGGCACATGGGGCCAAATATAAGGGAAGAACAGCGGGATCACTCGGCCATGCGGCTGCGTTCTCATTTTATCCCAGCAAGAACCTGGGTTCTTTCGGGGAGGGCGGAGCTGTCACCACCGATGATGAGGAACTTGTAAAGCGCATGAAAGGTTTGAGGCATCACGGTCAGATCGTTAAGAACGAGCACACCGAACTAGGCTATAATTACAGGCTTCAAGCGATTCAGGCGGCAGTTTTGAAAGTGAAACTCGCCTATCTGGATGGATGGAATTCAAAGAGAAGGGCAATCGCTGAGAAGTATCACGAGGGCCTGAAGGATACAGGATATTGGATGGCCACAGAAAACAAGGATTGTGAGCCAGTCTATCATCTTTTCGCGCTAGGGTGCAAAGATCAGCAGGTAGTCGGTAAGGCTCTTGCTGACGCAGATATAGGATGGGGACGGCATTATCCGGTCCCCATTCACCTGCAACCCGCATTCCTGCACCTGGGATATTCAAAGGGAGATTTCCCGGTATCCGAAAAGTTGATGAGTACAAGTATCACTCTTCCGATGTTTCCGGAACTCGAATTAGATAAAGTCGATCGTGTCTGTGAGGTGTTGAGAACTATCGAACAGACATAA
- a CDS encoding glycosyltransferase family 4 protein, with the protein MRILLVTEEITASPSEGLLVFIMHICRYLSARHQLKVIYRDGDPEVRLDALPLLSGRLHSGKDIRNYLKNNLFDVIIYIPSSGMTGFGLLRAMLLGRHSKTPVMVIAMQHRHIGWLHRVLSLMPAPDKILTPVTGMRVALEALRINTGFIMPGFDGDLFKPVDSHQKVALRKKLNLPEDRFIILHVGHIKESRNLQLFLRYREWGDDILPLVKGGEVENSWRERLRQAGMIVMDQYTDDIHELYQASDLYLFPVSSSTGALDFPLSVIEASACGLPVLTTRFGALPDILDSDTDYMYFQQASEISSAISRMRNSSARPTSEKVRSFTWEKVFSLYLDPALGEFTPRKAE; encoded by the coding sequence ATGAGAATCCTGCTTGTTACGGAAGAAATCACAGCAAGCCCTTCTGAAGGGCTTCTCGTCTTTATAATGCATATCTGCAGATATCTATCTGCCAGACATCAGCTTAAGGTGATTTACAGAGATGGGGACCCTGAAGTTCGATTAGATGCTCTGCCGCTTCTTTCAGGCAGGCTGCATTCGGGTAAAGATATCCGTAACTACCTCAAGAACAATCTGTTTGATGTGATTATATACATCCCTTCCTCCGGAATGACAGGATTCGGGCTGCTCAGAGCGATGCTTCTGGGCAGACATTCGAAGACTCCTGTTATGGTAATCGCGATGCAACACAGGCATATTGGCTGGTTACACAGAGTCCTGTCCCTCATGCCCGCCCCTGATAAAATACTGACTCCCGTCACAGGGATGCGGGTTGCACTTGAAGCCCTGCGGATCAATACTGGCTTCATCATGCCTGGATTTGACGGGGACCTCTTCAAACCTGTGGACTCGCATCAAAAGGTCGCCCTGAGAAAGAAACTCAACCTTCCTGAAGACAGGTTTATCATATTGCATGTCGGTCACATCAAGGAAAGTCGTAACCTGCAATTGTTTCTGCGTTACAGAGAATGGGGTGATGATATCCTTCCTCTGGTAAAAGGAGGTGAGGTAGAGAATTCCTGGAGGGAAAGACTCAGGCAGGCCGGTATGATTGTGATGGACCAGTATACAGACGACATCCACGAACTCTACCAGGCGAGTGACTTGTACCTGTTCCCTGTCTCCTCCTCCACGGGCGCCCTTGATTTTCCGCTTTCGGTAATAGAGGCATCGGCATGCGGCTTGCCCGTACTCACAACAAGGTTCGGCGCCCTGCCAGATATCCTCGACAGTGACACGGATTATATGTATTTTCAGCAGGCATCCGAGATAAGTTCCGCAATCTCCAGGATGAGGAATTCCAGCGCCCGGCCTACATCGGAAAAGGTCCGGAGTTTCACCTGGGAAAAGGTATTTTCCCTATACCTTGACCCTGCACTCGGCGAATTCACGCCCAGGAAGGCAGAATAA
- a CDS encoding alkaline phosphatase family protein produces the protein MARLLLIGIDGLDWKVTRSLLDDMPVISKLLESGYGGPMKSIFPPDSIPSWISIFTGLDPSEHGILETIDYFKKDAKSFSIDTEAFQGKTFWDRASLSGKSVLVVNPLMAFPSWKVNGIMASGPVFISGKSGTCPPHIADEFPLPPLGGIVDFPDKHELTEFYDKTCDETMEIVKFTSELMNNNEWDLTFVTLLTMDRICHFFWRYYDRDDPTWPGKNEHSDVIPAFHRFMDKCVGMLIDAAGKDTTIMIVSDHGHAMRPPLLFNLNQLLMDNGLLKSRISGPRLMSPRYHLEKMKNITLETLHRFDLEDIAYRFAHIFPWTRKLKKKDFMTSPDMNIATASGFGGTNPFGGIDISASRCKEEGLDYEETRDRVIRLLIDLKDENDTKYFIWVRRREEMFKGPFIDRYPDILYEMRPEFGTNWSVHLPLVTTNPRHRKISGGHRNDAILIAGPLNGLEIIEEEAKSINISASVSSILSFEGHVKNSGLSSSGPGSSFIRKVEE, from the coding sequence ATGGCTAGACTCCTGTTAATAGGTATCGACGGGCTTGACTGGAAAGTCACCCGTTCTCTGCTCGACGACATGCCTGTAATATCGAAATTACTGGAAAGCGGTTATGGTGGTCCAATGAAATCCATTTTTCCGCCGGACAGTATTCCGTCATGGATCTCAATATTCACGGGACTTGACCCCAGCGAACATGGCATTCTTGAGACGATCGACTATTTTAAAAAAGATGCGAAGAGTTTTTCTATAGATACTGAAGCGTTTCAGGGCAAGACTTTCTGGGACAGGGCGAGCTTATCCGGAAAATCTGTGCTCGTAGTAAATCCCCTGATGGCTTTCCCTTCATGGAAGGTCAACGGGATCATGGCCTCGGGCCCGGTTTTTATTTCTGGAAAATCCGGTACCTGCCCCCCTCACATCGCGGACGAATTCCCCCTTCCTCCCCTGGGAGGAATAGTAGACTTTCCTGACAAGCATGAATTAACGGAATTCTACGACAAGACCTGCGACGAAACGATGGAGATCGTCAAGTTCACTTCAGAATTGATGAATAATAATGAATGGGACCTGACCTTCGTCACACTGCTGACGATGGACAGGATCTGCCATTTCTTCTGGCGCTATTACGACAGGGATGATCCTACATGGCCAGGTAAAAACGAACATTCCGATGTGATACCGGCCTTTCACAGGTTCATGGACAAATGTGTCGGGATGTTGATTGACGCGGCAGGTAAAGATACCACGATAATGATAGTCAGTGATCACGGACACGCAATGCGGCCTCCCCTTCTATTCAACCTTAACCAGTTATTGATGGACAACGGCCTCCTCAAAAGCAGGATAAGCGGCCCCCGGCTCATGAGCCCTCGCTACCATCTGGAGAAGATGAAAAATATTACTCTTGAGACACTGCATCGTTTCGACCTCGAGGATATTGCTTACAGATTCGCGCATATTTTCCCATGGACACGAAAACTTAAAAAGAAAGACTTCATGACCTCCCCTGACATGAATATAGCGACAGCATCGGGATTCGGCGGTACAAATCCCTTCGGCGGAATCGATATTTCCGCTTCCAGGTGCAAGGAGGAGGGTCTTGATTACGAAGAGACAAGAGATCGGGTCATAAGATTGCTGATCGACCTGAAAGATGAAAATGACACAAAATATTTCATCTGGGTAAGGAGGCGGGAAGAGATGTTCAAGGGCCCGTTTATTGACAGATACCCCGACATCCTGTACGAGATGAGACCGGAGTTCGGCACCAACTGGTCGGTGCATCTTCCTCTTGTAACTACGAATCCTAGACACAGGAAAATATCCGGAGGCCACAGGAACGATGCCATTCTGATCGCAGGCCCTCTTAACGGCCTGGAAATAATCGAGGAGGAAGCAAAATCTATTAATATCTCTGCCTCTGTATCTTCGATCCTGTCTTTTGAGGGTCATGTCAAGAACTCTGGTTTGTCGTCATCCGGGCCTGGAAGTTCGTTTATCAGAAAAGTGGAGGAATAA
- a CDS encoding dTDP-4-dehydrorhamnose 3,5-epimerase family protein: MIDGVKIKKLKVIPDERGRLMEMVRADDEDFIKFGQVYMTTCYEGVVKGWHYHHKQFDYMTVIRGMMKIVLYDNRAGSSTHGEINEFFAGENNPVRVQIPPGVCHGFKCISPGEAIVVNTVSEPYAYDDPDEHRIDPHKNDIPYDWNRKDG, translated from the coding sequence ATGATAGATGGTGTAAAGATCAAAAAGCTGAAGGTGATTCCCGATGAACGAGGCAGACTCATGGAGATGGTCCGTGCCGATGATGAGGATTTCATAAAGTTCGGGCAGGTCTATATGACTACCTGTTACGAGGGCGTCGTCAAGGGCTGGCATTACCATCATAAACAGTTCGACTATATGACTGTCATCAGGGGGATGATGAAGATCGTCCTTTATGACAACCGCGCTGGGTCATCTACACATGGAGAGATCAACGAGTTTTTTGCCGGGGAAAATAATCCGGTCAGAGTCCAGATTCCTCCCGGTGTCTGTCACGGGTTCAAATGTATAAGTCCTGGAGAGGCGATCGTAGTAAATACGGTTTCAGAACCTTACGCATACGATGACCCGGACGAACACCGTATCGACCCACACAAGAACGATATCCCATACGACTGGAACAGAAAAGACGGATAG
- the rfbD gene encoding dTDP-4-dehydrorhamnose reductase, with product MKKVYVTGSRGMLGGALVPIFSEHYEVRGTDLPDTDIRSADDIREDILNFAPDIVIHLASLTDVDGCELDPKQADISNRIGTENVAKACLECDAVMGYVSTGMIYNGLKPHPYIEYDSPAPISVYGRTKFEGELAIRSLLKRYYIFNTCWIFGGGVSDKKFVARIIDMARNNRSIRIVDDKFGSPTYTVDLASRIMRLISDQVPFGRYHCVNSGYANRYEEAREIIKAAGITGCKVLPVPSSEFPLPAARPRMEGMSNYAMSLLGMERMRDWRTALNEYVTTELLSG from the coding sequence ATGAAGAAAGTATATGTCACAGGTTCCCGCGGAATGCTCGGCGGGGCACTCGTCCCCATCTTCTCGGAACATTACGAAGTGAGGGGAACAGACTTGCCTGACACCGATATCCGTAGTGCGGATGATATCCGCGAAGATATCCTGAATTTCGCCCCCGATATCGTTATTCATCTCGCATCTTTGACAGACGTCGATGGATGCGAACTTGACCCGAAGCAGGCTGACATCTCGAATCGGATCGGCACCGAAAACGTGGCAAAAGCATGTCTGGAATGCGATGCTGTTATGGGCTATGTCAGTACAGGGATGATTTATAACGGCTTGAAGCCTCACCCCTATATCGAGTACGACAGTCCGGCCCCCATTTCGGTCTACGGCAGGACCAAATTCGAAGGTGAACTGGCGATCCGTTCCCTCCTTAAAAGATATTACATCTTCAACACGTGCTGGATTTTCGGTGGAGGTGTCTCGGATAAGAAATTTGTCGCCCGAATCATCGATATGGCCCGCAATAATCGTTCGATCAGGATCGTGGACGATAAATTCGGATCACCGACCTACACGGTCGACCTTGCTTCCCGCATCATGAGACTCATCAGTGATCAAGTACCTTTTGGACGTTATCACTGTGTCAATTCGGGCTATGCGAACAGGTATGAAGAGGCAAGGGAGATAATTAAGGCCGCCGGTATCACAGGTTGTAAAGTACTTCCTGTCCCATCCAGCGAGTTCCCTCTTCCGGCAGCACGACCAAGGATGGAAGGTATGTCAAACTACGCGATGAGTCTACTCGGAATGGAAAGGATGCGTGACTGGCGTACAGCTCTCAACGAATACGTCACGACTGAACTGTTATCCGGGTGA
- a CDS encoding NTP transferase domain-containing protein, with amino-acid sequence MKGIILAGGLGSRLLPLTKITNKHLLPVHDKPMIYYPIQTLINADIRDILIVTGGNNAGDFLKLLGNGSEFGLKHINYTYQEGEGGIAEALKLAEYFAGDDSICVVLGDNIIEKNIVAAVDAFRKQDSGARILLKEVPDPERFGVPVLDGERVVKIEEKPANPGSSYAVTGIYLYDNTVFDIIKTLKPSGRGELEITDVNNAYIDKGELAWNTLDGWWTDAGTFVSLLKAGNLVAETGANNI; translated from the coding sequence ATGAAAGGTATTATACTAGCTGGAGGACTCGGCTCTCGTCTTCTGCCCCTGACAAAAATAACAAATAAACATCTGCTTCCTGTGCATGACAAACCGATGATCTACTATCCAATACAGACACTGATCAATGCCGATATACGCGACATCCTGATCGTCACCGGAGGGAATAATGCTGGTGACTTTCTCAAGCTTCTGGGCAATGGAAGCGAGTTCGGGCTGAAGCACATCAACTATACATATCAGGAAGGTGAGGGTGGTATCGCCGAGGCATTGAAGCTGGCTGAGTACTTTGCCGGTGACGATAGTATCTGTGTCGTACTCGGTGACAATATCATCGAGAAAAATATAGTAGCAGCAGTTGACGCGTTCAGAAAACAGGATTCGGGAGCCAGAATACTCCTGAAGGAAGTTCCCGACCCGGAGAGGTTCGGTGTACCTGTGCTGGATGGGGAAAGAGTTGTCAAGATAGAGGAGAAACCCGCGAATCCCGGGTCGAGTTACGCTGTGACAGGGATCTATTTGTACGACAACACGGTATTCGATATCATAAAGACCCTGAAGCCTTCGGGACGTGGTGAACTCGAAATAACCGACGTCAATAATGCGTATATAGACAAGGGAGAGCTTGCGTGGAACACCCTCGACGGGTGGTGGACAGACGCAGGAACATTCGTATCTCTTCTAAAGGCTGGTAATCTGGTTGCTGAGACAGGTGCTAATAATATCTGA